The Psychrobium sp. MM17-31 DNA window GCAGTGTGAGCAAGCGTTAAATGGTCAGCCGTTTACTCAAGCAACTATCGATGCGGCGAAAGCTAAGCTTGGCAATGATTTCACGCCAATGAGTGATGTGCGCGCCTCGAAAGATTACCGCATGACAGTAGCGCAAAACCTATTGCAAAAAGCCTTTATCGAAATTTCTCAGCCACAAACTAATACGGGAGTTGTGCAATATGCGTAAGTTAGTTGATTTACCGACGAAAGAGTCGAGCAAGGTGGCTGGCAAAGTTGGTGTTTCTCACAAACACGAGAGTGCGGATAAACACGTTAGCGGTAAAGCCGTTTATATCGATGATCGCCCTGAGCGCTCGGAGCAACTCCACGGCGCTATCGGTCAGAGTACCATTGCTCATGGTATCGTTAAGTCGATGGATTTATCGAAGGTTAAAGCACATCCTGGCGTAGTGGCGGTTATTACTAGTGGTGACGTACCGGGTAAAGTGGATATTGGCCCTGTATTTGGCGGCGATCCTGTGCTGGTGGAAGAGAAAGTTGAGTTCATGGGACAGGCGTTATTTGCGGTCGCAGCAACTTCTCATGAAGCGGCGGTAAAAGCGGCTAAGTTAGCGGTTGTCGAATATGACGAGTTAACGCCGGTGTTATCGGTAAAAGATGCGCTAGCAAAACAAAACTTTGTACGCCCAACCCATACACAATCTCGTGGCGATGCTGCTACGGCGATTAGCCAGAGTGATAATAAGCTGTCTGGCGAACTGCAAATTGGCGGTCAAGAGCACTTTTATTTAGAAGGTCAAATTTCTGTGGCTGAGCCAACGGAAGAGGGCGGTATGTTGGTGTATTCATCGAGCCAGCATCCATCGGAAGTGCAGATTTTAGTCGCGGAAGTTTTGGGCATTCCATTTAACAAAGTAACTATCGACATGCGCCGCATGGGTGGTGGTTTCGGTGGTAAAGAAACGCAAGCTGCACCTTGGGCCTGTATTGCTGCGTTGCTTGCTAATAAAACTGGCCGCGCGGTAAAAATGCGCCTTAACCGTCACGATGATATGACGGCAACAGGTAAGCGTCATCCGTTTGAAAATACTTACAACGTAGGTTTTGATGACGAAGGCATGGTGAAAGGTATCGAGTTTACCATTAACGGTAACTGTGGTTATTCGCCTGATTTATCAGACGCTATCGTCGATCGCGCGATGTTCCACAGCGATAACGCCTATTTCTTAGAGCACGCCAATGTGGTGGGTAATCGCTGTAAAACTAATACAGTGTCTCATACGGCGTATCGTGGTTTTGGTGGTCCGCAAGGGATGATTTCTATCGAAGGTGTGATGGATGACATCGCCCGTAAAGTCGGTAAAGATCCATTAGAAGTTCGCAAGCTAAACCTTTACGGTCAAGATGAGCGCAATGTGACCCACTATGGTCAAACGGTTGAGCACAATATCTTGCCGATGATGATCGACAAATTAGAAAACGATTGTGAATACCAAGCTCGTCGTGAAGCAATTTCTAAATTTAATAAAGAAAATCAGTTTATTAAGAAAGGTATCGCCCTAACACCTGTTAAGTTTGGTATCTCGTTTACCGTACAACATCTTAATCAGGCTGGCGCGTTGATTCATCTATACACCGATGGTTCAATTCAGTTAAACCACGGTGGTACCGAAATGGGACAAGGTTTAAATACCAAAGTCGCTCAGGTAGTTGCACAAGAATTCCAAGTAGATATCGACAATATTTTGGTGACGGCAACCCGTACCGATAAGGTACCAAATACCTCACCAACAGCGGCATCATCAGGAACTGACTTAAACGGTAAAGCAGCACAGGCGGCTGCTAAGACTATTCGCGGCCGTTTAGTGGAATTTGCCAGCGAGCATTTCGAAGTGACGCAAGAGGAAGTTATTTTCAAAGATAACTTCGTGCATATTGGCGACAAAACTATGGCCTTTGCTGAGTTAGTGCAACTGGCTTATATCAACCGTATTTCACTGTCATCGACAGGGTACTACAAAACGCCGAAGATCCATTACAACCGTGAAAAAGCCAATGGTCGTCCATTCTTCTACTACGCCAATGGCGTGTCTTGTTCGGAAGTAGTGATTGATACGCTA harbors:
- the xdhB gene encoding xanthine dehydrogenase molybdopterin binding subunit is translated as MRKLVDLPTKESSKVAGKVGVSHKHESADKHVSGKAVYIDDRPERSEQLHGAIGQSTIAHGIVKSMDLSKVKAHPGVVAVITSGDVPGKVDIGPVFGGDPVLVEEKVEFMGQALFAVAATSHEAAVKAAKLAVVEYDELTPVLSVKDALAKQNFVRPTHTQSRGDAATAISQSDNKLSGELQIGGQEHFYLEGQISVAEPTEEGGMLVYSSSQHPSEVQILVAEVLGIPFNKVTIDMRRMGGGFGGKETQAAPWACIAALLANKTGRAVKMRLNRHDDMTATGKRHPFENTYNVGFDDEGMVKGIEFTINGNCGYSPDLSDAIVDRAMFHSDNAYFLEHANVVGNRCKTNTVSHTAYRGFGGPQGMISIEGVMDDIARKVGKDPLEVRKLNLYGQDERNVTHYGQTVEHNILPMMIDKLENDCEYQARREAISKFNKENQFIKKGIALTPVKFGISFTVQHLNQAGALIHLYTDGSIQLNHGGTEMGQGLNTKVAQVVAQEFQVDIDNILVTATRTDKVPNTSPTAASSGTDLNGKAAQAAAKTIRGRLVEFASEHFEVTQEEVIFKDNFVHIGDKTMAFAELVQLAYINRISLSSTGYYKTPKIHYNREKANGRPFFYYANGVSCSEVVIDTLTGEYKVERVDVLHDVGDSLNPAIDLGQIEGAFVQGMGWLTTEELMWNEQGRLLSNGPATYKIPAIADMPEHFNVELLQNEPNREATIYNSKAVGEPPFMLAISVWSALRDAISSVSDYKQSPVLHTPATPERVLDAVMQMQQD